In one window of Toxotes jaculatrix isolate fToxJac2 chromosome 10, fToxJac2.pri, whole genome shotgun sequence DNA:
- the LOC121188410 gene encoding phospholipase A and acyltransferase 3-like has translation MEQKPEPQPGDLIEIFRAGYQHWAVYVGDGYAVHLVNPAGLSGLSSSSGSQSIDPSLVCRGEVKKEKLEKVVDNDKWEINNKLDSTHSPRPTKEIVKEALSFVGEEVIYSVHMRNCEHFATELRYGKAISWQVTEAAEAVGVAAICVLAVAAAILFFIKKAEIN, from the exons ATGGAGCAAAAGCCAGAGCCACAGCCAGGTGACTTGATAGAAATCTTCCGTGCTGGTTATCAGCACTGGGCTGTATATGTTGGAGATGGATACGCTGTTCACTTGGTGAACCCTG CCGGCTTGTCCGGCTTGTCCAGCTCATCCGGCTCACAAAGCATTGATCCAAGTTTGGTTTGCAGAGgagaagtaaagaaagaaaaacttgagAAGGTGGTTGACAATGATAAGTGggaaataaataacaaactggACTCAACACACAGCCCTCGTCCAACCAAGGAAATAGTAAAAGAGGCCCTTTCATTTGTGGGTGAGGAGGTGATCTACAGTGTCCATATGAGGAATTGTGAGCACTTTGCCACTGAGCTGCGCTATGGCAAAGCCATTTCTTGGCAG GTGACTGAGGCCGCAGAAGCAGTTGGAGTAGCAGCAATATGCGTACTGGCAGTAGCTGCCgctattttgtttttcatcaagAAGGCAGAGATTAACTga
- the LOC121188972 gene encoding phospholipase A and acyltransferase 4-like: MEPEPQPGDLIEIFRAGYQHWGVCVGDGDIVHFVNPNCLPSSSGLQSVLLGWVCRGEVRKGKLKEVVRDSRWQINNKLDKTYRPRPTQQIVKDALSFVGEKALFCVHLRNCEHFATKLRYGKAVSWQVIKAVAEAVFVAGAAAAGAAIAGPAGAAAAATAALLVVKNPATM, from the exons ATGGAGCCAGAGCCTCAGCCAGGTGACTTGATAGAAATCTTCCGTGCTGGTTATCAGCACTGGGGTGTGTGCGTTGGAGATGGAGACATTGTTCACTTTGTGAACCCCA ACTGCTTGCCCAGCTCATCTGGTTTACAAAGCGTATTATTGGGTTGGGTTTGCAGAGGAGAAGTAAGGAAAGGAAAACTCAAGGAAGTGGTTCGCGACAGCAGGtggcaaataaataacaaactggACAAAACATACAGACCTCGTCCAACCCAGCAAATAGTAAAAGACGCCCTTTCATTTGTGGGTGAGAAGGCGCTCTTCTGTGTCCACTTGCGGAATTGTGAGCACTTTGCCACCAAGCTGCGCTATGGCAAAGCTGTGTCTTGGCAG GTGATTAAGGCTGTAGCAGAAGCAGTATTtgtggcaggagcagcagcagcaggagcagcaatAGCAGGACCAGCAggggcagctgcagcagctactGCTGCTTTGCTTGTTGTCAAGAATCCAGCAACTATGTGA
- the LOC121188973 gene encoding phospholipase A and acyltransferase 4-like produces the protein MEPEPQPGDLIEIFRVGYQHWAVYVGDGYVVHFANISGSSGINLGQACSGKVKKRKLRHVVQNSRWQINNKLDTTHKPRPAQQIVKEALSYVGKKMIYSVHLRNCEHFATELRYGKAMSLQVIKVASAAGAAVAGAVIAGPAVAAAAAITALLVVKNSASMSTSSSS, from the exons ATGGAGCCAGAGCCACAGCCAGGTGACTTGATAGAAATCTTCCGTGTTGGCTATCAGCACTGGGCTGTGTATGTTGGAGATGGATACGTTGTTCACTTTGcaaacatca GTGGCTCGTCCGGCATAAATTTGGGTCAGGCTTGCAGtggaaaagtaaagaaaagaaaactcagGCATGTGGTTCAAAACAGCAGGtggcaaataaataacaaactggacacaacacacaaacctcGTCCAGCCCAACAAATAGTGAAAGAGGCCCTTTCATATGTGGGTAAGAAGATGATCTACAGTGTCCACTTGCGTAATTGTGAGCACTTTGCCACTGAGCTGCGCTATGGCAAAGCCATGTCTTTGCAG GTGATTAAggttgcatcagcagcaggagcagcagtagCAGGAGCAGTAATAGCAGGACCAGCagtggcagctgcagcagccattACTGCTTTGCTTGTTGTCAAGAATTCAGCATCTATGtcaacttcctcctcctcctga
- the LOC121188409 gene encoding phospholipase A and acyltransferase 4-like — protein sequence MEPQPGDLIEIFRVGFQHWAVYVGDGYVVHLVNPDGFSSSSGSQSIHPRWVCRAQVMKQKLKDVVKRDKWHINNKLDTTYRPRPIQQIVKEALSLVGEKVLYCVFLRNCEHFATELRYGKAMSWQVIKVAVGVAAVAAGSEMIIAGSAVTAAAACIAFHVALSVSKKVGMTKLSRQWEL from the exons ATGGAGCCACAGCCAGGTGACTTGATAGAAATCTTCCGTGTTGGCTTTCAGCACTGGGCTGTGTATGTTGGAGATGGATACGTTGTTCACTTGGTGAACCCTG ATGGCTTTTCCAGCTCATCTGGCTCACAAAGCATTCATCCAAGATGGGTTTGCAGAGCACAagtaatgaaacaaaaactcaaGGATGTGGTTAAAAGAGATAAGTGGCACATAAATAACAAACTGGACACAACATACAGACCTCGTCCAATCCAGCAAATAGTGAAAGAGGCCCTTTCATTAGTGGGTGAGAAGGTGCTCTACTGTGTCTTCTTACGGAATTGTGAGCACTTTGCCACTGAGCTGCGCTATGGCAAAGCCATGTCTTGGCAG GTGATAAAGGTTGCAGTAGGAGtggcagcagtagcagcaggaTCAGAAATGATAATAGCAGGATCAGCAgtgacagctgcagcagcctgcaTTGCTTTCCATGTCGCACTGTCTGTGTCTAAGAAAGTGGGAATGACAAAACTTTCAAGACAATGGGAACTGTAA